In Geotalea uraniireducens, one genomic interval encodes:
- a CDS encoding chemotaxis protein CheW, which translates to MTVAGITEIRPYLTFALAEEIFAVEVSKVREILEWTTITRVPQTPDFMRGVINLRGSVVPVIDLRLKFGMTETTRSVSTCIIVVEVDTDDGTLVLGMLTDSVQEVFELAPESMEPAPKIGTSLDTSFMKGMGRHGDSFLMILDIDRLFGAAELVDLANADSAAA; encoded by the coding sequence ATGACCGTTGCCGGGATAACAGAGATCCGTCCGTACCTGACATTCGCCCTGGCGGAGGAAATCTTCGCCGTGGAAGTCAGCAAGGTACGGGAAATTCTGGAGTGGACCACCATCACCCGCGTTCCGCAAACGCCCGATTTCATGCGCGGGGTGATCAACCTGCGCGGCAGCGTCGTACCGGTGATCGATCTCCGGCTCAAGTTCGGCATGACCGAAACGACGCGATCCGTCAGTACCTGTATTATCGTCGTCGAGGTGGACACCGATGACGGCACGCTCGTGCTGGGAATGCTGACCGACTCGGTCCAGGAGGTGTTCGAGCTGGCGCCCGAGAGTATGGAGCCGGCCCCGAAGATCGGAACGAGTCTCGATACCTCCTTCATGAAGGGAATGGGGCGCCACGGCGACTCGTTCCTGATGATTCTGGACATTGACCGGCTGTTCGGGGCCGCCGAGCTGGTCGACCTGGCGAATGCGGATTCGGCAGCGGCCTGA
- a CDS encoding TetR/AcrR family transcriptional regulator has translation MGVKERRQKHKEEFKAEILAAALTLFAREGYANFSMRKLAASIDHSPTAIYLYFRDKDDLLFHICENLYASLNQHYAEIRKQGISPEQTLREIMLCYIRDSLANPELYKVVFFSNPQLYGKPEEFASRDTMALRSWRIVCEVIDDCITDGAFRSADSATLSIVLWSATHGLISSIIFTKDFPMPDPEVMAEIFLDAFFRGLRP, from the coding sequence GTGGGCGTCAAAGAGCGGCGGCAAAAACATAAAGAAGAGTTCAAGGCGGAGATCCTGGCTGCGGCGCTGACCCTCTTCGCCCGGGAGGGGTACGCCAATTTTTCGATGCGCAAGCTTGCGGCGTCGATTGACCACTCCCCGACGGCCATCTACCTTTACTTCCGCGACAAGGACGATCTGCTCTTCCATATCTGCGAAAACCTCTATGCCTCGTTGAATCAGCACTACGCGGAAATCCGCAAGCAGGGGATTTCGCCGGAACAGACCCTGCGGGAAATCATGCTGTGCTACATCCGCGACAGTCTGGCCAACCCCGAACTGTACAAGGTGGTTTTCTTCTCCAACCCGCAGCTCTACGGCAAACCCGAGGAGTTCGCCAGCCGCGACACCATGGCGCTTCGGAGCTGGAGAATCGTCTGCGAGGTGATTGATGATTGCATCACAGACGGCGCATTTCGCTCCGCCGATAGCGCTACGCTTTCAATTGTACTCTGGAGCGCGACCCACGGCCTGATCTCCAGCATCATCTTTACCAAAGATTTTCCGATGCCGGATCCGGAGGTGATGGCGGAAATTTTCCTGGATGCGTTCTTCAGGGGGCTGCGCCCCTGA
- a CDS encoding terpene cyclase/mutase family protein: MEKSSNPVLRVIDGGNAHFAANKATNKADIPYLAAVLKNAAALLASRQREDGHWVFDLEADVTIPAEYVMLLRFIGREPDPTLAANIATYLLERQLPDGGWPLYAVDGDTDISASVKAYFALKLLGHDKRAPYMVRARLLILALGGAAKANIFTRITLALFGQVPWHTPPAMPVELMLVPRWFFIHLGKVSYWSRTVIVPLLILYHKQPVCRLRHDEGIAELFTTPPDMLGHLDRFRHDSWRKNAFIVVDRLLKRTIRLVPDRIRNRALAEAEQWTRSRMQGDGGIGAIYPAMANAVMALKALGYDEGDPDYRRGLMAIDNLLVHKRLQDGAPFSRGDDSGCFSLDRSSAAPELQPGSRHESAEKRDFTFCQPCNSPVWDTCLSLTALSEAGTAAAGRYSPDKTMAWLFSRQITTPGDWADKRPAVACGGWAFQYENSLYPDVDDTSKVLMSLFRAGALERPEYAGKIATAVEWVLAMQSSDGGWGAFDVDNNHLYLNDIPFADHGALLDPSTADVTGRCIEMLGMLGYGPDYTPIARGIEFLKKEQEPFGGWFGRWGVNYIYGTWSVLSGLQQAGEDMRSPYVAKAVQWLVSCQNSDGGWGETCASYNDASLAGSGASTASQTAWALLALMAAGQWAHGAVGGGIRYLTEAYHDGWDEKHFTGTGFPRVFYLRYYGYSLFFPVWALAVYARQRAGLKTVQEAVRDRHLAPFRAREGAVGH, encoded by the coding sequence ATGGAAAAGTCATCCAACCCTGTATTGAGAGTAATCGATGGCGGAAATGCGCATTTCGCCGCGAACAAGGCCACGAACAAGGCCGATATTCCGTACCTGGCCGCCGTGTTGAAAAACGCGGCCGCCCTGCTCGCCTCCCGGCAGCGGGAGGACGGACACTGGGTATTCGACCTGGAGGCAGATGTCACCATCCCCGCGGAATACGTGATGTTACTGCGCTTCATCGGCCGCGAACCCGACCCGACGCTCGCCGCGAACATTGCCACATACCTGCTGGAACGGCAGCTCCCCGATGGCGGCTGGCCTCTGTACGCCGTCGATGGCGATACGGACATCAGCGCGAGTGTCAAGGCGTACTTTGCCCTGAAGCTGTTGGGTCACGACAAGAGGGCCCCTTACATGGTCAGGGCCCGGCTGCTGATTCTGGCGCTTGGCGGGGCGGCAAAGGCCAATATCTTCACCAGGATCACCCTGGCACTTTTCGGCCAGGTGCCGTGGCATACCCCACCGGCCATGCCGGTTGAACTGATGTTGGTGCCCAGGTGGTTCTTCATCCACCTCGGCAAGGTTTCCTATTGGTCCCGCACGGTCATTGTGCCGTTGCTGATCCTGTACCATAAGCAGCCTGTTTGTCGCTTGCGCCATGACGAGGGGATTGCCGAACTCTTTACGACGCCGCCGGATATGCTGGGCCACCTGGACCGCTTTCGGCACGACAGCTGGCGCAAGAATGCCTTCATCGTCGTGGATAGGCTCCTCAAGAGGACCATCCGGCTGGTGCCCGACCGGATCAGAAACCGCGCCCTGGCTGAGGCGGAGCAATGGACGAGAAGCAGGATGCAGGGCGACGGCGGCATCGGCGCCATCTATCCGGCCATGGCCAATGCGGTCATGGCTCTCAAGGCGCTGGGGTACGACGAGGGCGACCCCGACTATCGCCGCGGCCTGATGGCAATCGACAACCTGCTCGTCCACAAAAGGCTGCAGGACGGCGCGCCGTTCTCTCGGGGCGACGACAGTGGCTGTTTCTCGCTCGACAGGTCTTCCGCCGCGCCTGAACTGCAGCCGGGTTCACGGCATGAATCGGCCGAAAAGCGGGACTTCACCTTCTGTCAGCCCTGCAACTCTCCCGTCTGGGATACCTGCCTGAGCCTCACTGCCTTGTCCGAGGCGGGAACCGCTGCTGCCGGACGGTATTCGCCCGACAAGACCATGGCATGGCTTTTCAGCCGCCAAATCACCACCCCGGGCGATTGGGCCGACAAGCGTCCCGCCGTGGCGTGCGGGGGGTGGGCCTTTCAGTACGAAAACTCGCTCTACCCTGACGTCGACGATACGTCAAAGGTGCTGATGAGCCTCTTTCGTGCCGGAGCGCTCGAGCGGCCGGAATACGCCGGTAAGATCGCCACGGCGGTGGAGTGGGTACTGGCGATGCAAAGCTCCGACGGCGGCTGGGGGGCTTTCGATGTCGACAACAATCATCTCTATCTCAACGACATCCCGTTTGCCGACCATGGGGCGCTGCTCGATCCCAGCACGGCCGACGTGACCGGCAGGTGCATAGAAATGCTCGGGATGCTCGGTTATGGCCCGGATTATACTCCGATCGCCAGGGGGATCGAATTCCTGAAAAAGGAGCAGGAGCCGTTCGGCGGCTGGTTCGGGCGCTGGGGCGTGAACTACATCTATGGCACTTGGTCGGTTCTTTCCGGGTTGCAGCAAGCCGGGGAGGATATGCGGAGCCCCTATGTCGCAAAGGCCGTGCAGTGGCTGGTTTCATGCCAGAACAGCGATGGGGGCTGGGGCGAAACGTGTGCCAGTTACAACGATGCGTCGCTGGCGGGCAGCGGGGCCAGCACCGCTTCCCAGACCGCCTGGGCGCTTCTGGCGCTGATGGCGGCGGGCCAGTGGGCCCACGGCGCGGTCGGCGGGGGGATTCGCTATCTCACGGAGGCATACCATGACGGCTGGGACGAGAAACATTTCACCGGCACCGGCTTTCCGCGGGTGTTTTACCTGCGTTATTATGGCTATAGCCTGTTTTTCCCCGTCTGGGCGCTGGCTGTCTACGCCAGGCAGAGAGCTGGTCTCAAAACGGTCCAGGAAGCGGTTCGCGACAGGCACCTTGCCCCGTTCCGGGCACGTGAAGGTGCTGTCGGGCACTGA